CGACCTGGCTGGACGTCCAGGTGACCTTCGAGCGGGACGCGGTCGTGCTGCCCAACACCCAGCTCCAGGGGTCGACCAGCCTGGGTGAGGGGTCCGAGGTGGGTCCGAACTGCACGCTGAAGGACACCCGGGTGGGCGCGGGCGCGCATGTGAGTAATGCCACAGCTGATCGCGCGGTCGTGGGTGCCGGCGCGGAGGTCGGTCCTTATGCCTACCTGCGTCCCGGAACGGTCCTCGGTGAGCGCTCGAAGGCGGGCACCTACGTCGAGATGAAGAACGCGGTCGTCGGCGCCGGCAGCAAGGTGCCGCACCTGTCGTACGTGGGCGACGCCACGATCGGTGAGGGGACGAACATCGGGGCGGCGTCCGTCTTCGTGAACTACGACGGCGTCAACAAGCACCACACGACCATCGGCAGCCACTGCCGCACCGGCTCGGACAACATGTTCGTCGCGCCGGTGACGGTCGGGGACGGGGTCTACACGGCGGCCGGCTCGGTGATCTACAAGGACGTTCCCGCAGGTGCGCTCGGGGTCACCCGGCCGCAGCAGCGCAACGTCGAGGGCTGGGTCGAGCGCAAGCGGCCGGGGACCGCGGCTGCCGCCGCGGCGGCTGCGGCGCGGGCCGGGCAGACCTCGACGGAGGACCCGGAGGCGACGGAAGCTGCTCCCGGCGCGTAACCTGGGGGACATCCAAGCGCCTCGGACGTGAGTCGTCCCCGGGTGCGCCAGCCAACCCCCACAGCAGCTAAGCCGCGCGCTGCGGCAGGTCCAGCGCGCGTCAGCAACGAGGAGACGGTGCAGTGACCGGGATCAAAACGTCCGGTGAGAAGAATTTGATGCTCTTCTCCGGCCGCGCACACCCCGAGTTGGCCCGGGAGGTGGCGGAGCAGCTGGGTGTGGACATTGTTCCGACCAAGGCTCTGGACTTCGCCAACGGTGAGATCTATGTCCGCTACGAGGAGTCCGTCCGCGGCGCCGACGCCTTTGTGCTGCAGAGCCACACGGCTCCGATCAACCAGTGGATCATGGAGCAGCTCATCATGATCGACGCCCTGAAGCGGGCGTCGGTGAAGAGCATCACCGTGATCATGCCGTTCTACGGCTACGCCCGTCAGGACAAGAAGCACCTGGGTCGGGAGCCGATCTCGGCGCGGCTGATAGCTGACCTCCTGAAGCAGGCGGGTGCGGACCGGCTGATGTCGGTGGACCTGCACACGGCGCAGATCCAGGGGTTCTTCGACGGCCCGGTGGACCACCTGTTCGCGCTGCCGCTGCTGGCGGACTACGTGGGCGGCAAGGTGGATCGGGACCGGCTGACGATCGTGTCGCCGGACGCGGGCCGGGTGCGGGTGGCGGACCAGTGGTCGGACCGGCTGGGTGCGCCGCTGGCGATCATCCACAAGCGGCGTGACCCGAACGTGGCGAACAAGGTGATGTCGGCCGAGGTCGTCGGTGATGTGCGGGACCGTGTCTGCGTGCTGGTCGACGACATGATCGACACTGGTGGCACCATCTGTGCGGCGGCGGATGCGCTGTTCGAGCAGGGTGCGGCCGACGTGATCGTGGCGGCGACGCACGGGGTGCTGTCGGGTGCGGCGACCGATCGTCTGAAGAACTCGCGGGCGAGCGAGTTCGTGTTCACCAACACCCTGCCGACGCCGGGTGAGCTGCAGCTGGACAAGGTGACGACGCTGTCGATCGCGCCGCTGATCGCGCGGGCGATCCGTGAGGTCTTCGACGACGGTTCGGTGACGAGCCTGTTCGAGGGCGTCTGACGGATATCGGGCGCGTGCGTGTGACGCTCGTCGCCCGGGTGGCGGTAGCCGCCTGATCGTTTTGGGTCCCTCGCCGGGTCTGGGCTATGCTCAGGAAACTGCCCGGCGAGGGAGTCCCGTTTGCGTGTGACTCCGTGATCGACGCGCTGCACCGCTGTTACAGCGGATTGTTGTGCGAGATGCCGCCGGGCGACTCATCCCAGTTCTTTCGGGTGAGGTTCTGCCGGTGGCTTTCTTCGTTTTCGGGGACGGTCGGTCCGGTCGGCGCCCGCCCCGTTTCCGAGGAGTGCCGTCATGGCCGAGATCCGTCTTGCAGCTGAGCCCCGCAACGAGTTCGGCAAG
The Streptacidiphilus albus JL83 genome window above contains:
- a CDS encoding ribose-phosphate diphosphokinase: MTGIKTSGEKNLMLFSGRAHPELAREVAEQLGVDIVPTKALDFANGEIYVRYEESVRGADAFVLQSHTAPINQWIMEQLIMIDALKRASVKSITVIMPFYGYARQDKKHLGREPISARLIADLLKQAGADRLMSVDLHTAQIQGFFDGPVDHLFALPLLADYVGGKVDRDRLTIVSPDAGRVRVADQWSDRLGAPLAIIHKRRDPNVANKVMSAEVVGDVRDRVCVLVDDMIDTGGTICAAADALFEQGAADVIVAATHGVLSGAATDRLKNSRASEFVFTNTLPTPGELQLDKVTTLSIAPLIARAIREVFDDGSVTSLFEGV